One window of the Gymnogyps californianus isolate 813 chromosome 13, ASM1813914v2, whole genome shotgun sequence genome contains the following:
- the GPX1 gene encoding glutathione peroxidase 1, protein MPPPGQPSGAERRRRGAAISGGGGVPARSSLLGGQAGRSGAERGGGGGAGPARPAVLAMAAARAGAVGLAGMSARPLGAAEPLSLGSLRGKVLLVANVASLUGTTTRDFLQLNELQRRYGPRGLQVLGFPCNQFGHQENTTNEEILLSLEHVRPGNGYKPDFLMFEKCEVNGKNAHPLFTFLKEALPFPHDDPSSLMTNPQYIIWSPVCRNDISWNFEKFLIAPDGVPFKRYSRHFETIKIQDDIELLLQKVPKNVLE, encoded by the exons ATGCCGCCCCCGGGGCAGCCCTCGGGAGCAGAGAGGCGGAGGCGAGGAGCGGCGATAAGCGGCGGAGGAGGGGTCCCGGCGCGGAGCAGCCTGCTCGGCGGGCaggcggggcggagcggagcggagcggggcggcggcgggggagcagggcccgcccgcccggcagTGCTGGCCATGGCGGCGGCGAGAGCGGGAGCGGTGGGGCTGGCGGGGATGTCGGCGCGGCCGCTGGGCGCGGCGGAGCCGCTGTCGCTGGGCTCGCTGCGGGGGAAGGTGCTGCTGGTGGCCAACGTGGCGTCGCTCTGAGGCACCACCACCCGCGACTTCCTGCAGCTCAACGAGCTGCAGCGGCGCTACGGCCCCCGCGGGCTGCAGGTCCTCGGCTTCCCCTGCAACCAGTTCGGGCACCAG GAAAATACTACGAACGAGGAGATCCTGCTCTCGCTGGAGCACGTTCGTCCCGGCAACGGCTACAAGCCCGATTTCCTCATGTTCGAGAAGTGCGAGGTGAACGGGAAGAACGCGCACCCCCTCTTCACCTTCCTGAAAGAGGCGCTGCCCTTCCCGCACGACGACCCCTCCTCGCTGATGACCAACCCGCAGTACATCATCTGGTCCCCGGTCTGCCGCAACGACATCTCCTGGAACTTCGAGAAGTTCCTCATCGCCCCCGACGGCGTGCCCTTCAAACGCTACAGCCGGCATTTCGAAACCATCAAGATCCAGGATGATATTGAATTGCTTCTGCAGAAGGTTCCCAAGAATGTTCTCGAATAA